A region from the Halomarina litorea genome encodes:
- a CDS encoding S9 family peptidase, protein MQSIDASDFHDVAKVSDPRLSPDGTRVAFVRTVPDGDEEYESTVYVVDADGEGEARSFTAREGRDAEPRWSPSGDRLAFTSVRGDADAPQLWVLPTDGGEARQVTDVVGGVSNLVWSPDGDRIAFCQRTTEAEREEGLDTEGDEEYERETPDPRVVDRMVYRAGAAYLDGTRSHVYTVSLGGEADEVTRHTDGDRDFLVPEFGDGETLYYAVNRDPEPDDTIRYDVDALSLESGEAETVAETTGWIGGLAATGDGLLAYPRTLEEKAAMRQTDLVALDRGTGDETVLTADLDRTVVPGGFRWDGRSLYFLTPDEGEVVLRRAGLDASPERVVGGGELSGLSVRESRVAFIRSEWDHPGDVFFAENGEVTRLTAVNADLLGDRHVGEPEEVWFESYDEQSSSSNRTQSGEGGTEIQGWVLTPPDFDEGDDEQYPLAVEIHGGPHVMWSTSGTMWHEFQLLAARGYVVFWCNPRGSTGYGEDHAMAIERDWGDVTATDVLAGADLVAGREYVDEENQFVTGGSFGGYMTAWLVGHTDRFAGAVAQRGVYDLSSFYGSTDAFKLVEMDFGTTPWEDPEFLWEHSPVAYVEDVTTPTLVMHADEDFRVPVNNGEMLYLFLRKQGVDTRLVRYPREGHELSRSGEPAHVVDRLERTIRWFDGYSDHHDVPRALDRGDDGLSVGEDDARDAGDADDEDGDE, encoded by the coding sequence ATGCAGTCCATCGACGCGTCCGACTTCCACGACGTCGCGAAGGTGAGCGACCCACGGCTCTCCCCGGACGGCACCCGCGTCGCCTTCGTCCGGACGGTCCCCGACGGCGACGAGGAGTACGAGTCCACCGTCTACGTCGTCGACGCCGACGGGGAGGGCGAGGCCCGCTCGTTCACGGCACGCGAGGGGCGCGACGCCGAACCGCGCTGGAGTCCCTCCGGCGACCGCCTCGCGTTCACCAGCGTCCGCGGGGACGCGGACGCCCCGCAACTGTGGGTCCTGCCCACCGACGGCGGCGAGGCACGGCAGGTGACGGACGTGGTCGGCGGCGTCTCGAACCTCGTCTGGTCGCCCGACGGCGACCGAATCGCCTTCTGTCAGCGCACCACCGAAGCCGAACGCGAGGAGGGCCTCGACACCGAGGGCGACGAGGAGTACGAACGCGAGACGCCCGACCCGCGCGTCGTCGACCGGATGGTGTACCGCGCGGGGGCGGCCTACCTCGACGGCACGCGCAGTCACGTCTACACCGTCTCGCTCGGGGGCGAGGCGGACGAGGTGACCCGCCACACCGACGGCGACCGGGACTTCCTCGTCCCTGAGTTCGGCGACGGGGAGACGCTCTACTACGCCGTCAACCGCGACCCGGAACCCGACGACACCATCCGCTACGACGTCGACGCCCTCTCGCTCGAATCCGGCGAGGCCGAGACGGTGGCAGAGACGACGGGCTGGATCGGCGGCCTCGCCGCCACCGGGGACGGCCTGCTGGCCTACCCCCGCACCCTCGAGGAGAAGGCCGCGATGCGCCAGACGGACCTCGTCGCCCTCGACCGGGGGACGGGCGACGAGACGGTGCTCACCGCCGACCTCGACCGGACCGTCGTCCCCGGCGGCTTCCGGTGGGACGGCCGGTCGCTGTACTTCCTCACGCCCGACGAGGGAGAGGTGGTCCTCCGGCGGGCCGGTCTCGACGCTTCCCCCGAACGCGTCGTCGGGGGCGGTGAACTCTCCGGCCTCTCGGTCCGCGAGAGTCGCGTCGCGTTCATCCGGAGCGAGTGGGACCACCCCGGCGACGTGTTCTTCGCCGAGAACGGGGAGGTGACGCGACTCACCGCGGTCAACGCCGACCTCCTCGGCGACCGCCACGTCGGCGAACCGGAGGAGGTGTGGTTCGAGTCCTACGACGAGCAGAGCTCGTCGAGCAACCGGACGCAGTCCGGTGAGGGAGGAACCGAGATTCAGGGGTGGGTGCTGACACCCCCGGACTTCGACGAGGGCGACGACGAGCAGTACCCCCTCGCCGTCGAGATACACGGCGGCCCGCACGTCATGTGGAGCACGTCGGGGACGATGTGGCACGAGTTCCAGTTGCTGGCGGCGCGCGGCTACGTCGTCTTCTGGTGTAACCCGCGCGGGTCGACGGGCTACGGCGAGGACCACGCGATGGCCATCGAACGCGACTGGGGCGACGTGACCGCGACGGACGTCCTCGCGGGCGCGGACCTCGTGGCCGGGCGGGAGTACGTCGACGAGGAGAACCAGTTCGTCACCGGGGGCTCGTTCGGCGGCTACATGACGGCGTGGCTGGTCGGCCACACCGACCGGTTCGCGGGCGCGGTGGCCCAGCGGGGCGTCTACGACCTCTCGTCGTTCTACGGGTCGACGGACGCGTTCAAACTCGTCGAGATGGACTTCGGGACGACGCCGTGGGAGGACCCCGAGTTCCTCTGGGAGCACTCGCCCGTCGCCTACGTCGAGGACGTCACCACCCCCACCCTGGTGATGCACGCCGACGAGGACTTCCGCGTGCCCGTCAACAACGGCGAGATGCTCTACCTCTTCCTCAGAAAGCAGGGCGTCGACACCCGCCTCGTGCGCTACCCCCGCGAGGGCCACGAACTCTCCCGGTCGGGCGAACCGGCGCACGTCGTAGACAGGTTAGAGCGCACGATTCGCTGGTTCGACGGCTACTCCGACCACCACGACGTCCCCCGAGCGCTGGACCGGGGCGACGACGGCCTGAGCGTGGGCGAGGACGACGCGAGGGACGCGGGGGACGCGGACGACGAGGACGGGGACGAGTAG